Proteins from a single region of Chryseobacterium sp. W4I1:
- a CDS encoding MBL fold metallo-hydrolase codes for MNLKKQMGQFPNEKRKTYFHTLFNYTDGKFQNILPTPALLEGESMTKLLLQALCKVQNATPKSPVPFVITDLKNLKPEENALVWFGHSSYFIQIDGKRFLVDPVFSGNASPMPGFIKAFPGSDHYKPEDMPDIDFLLISHDHWDHLDYKTVQNLQTKVGKVICGLGTGQHFEYWGWNPEKVIEKNWWESIDLSDGFNITLTPARHFSGRLLNRNISLWTSFVLQTPSKKLFLGGDSGYGNHFTEIGEKYGPFDLAVMECGQYNEKWPYIHSLPEQIIQEVKELRAQNFIPVHHSKFKLAQHPWFEPLELVSKYAEENNIPVTHPMIGEKVDLDRLGKVTWKKWWQELM; via the coding sequence ATGAATTTAAAGAAGCAAATGGGACAGTTTCCCAATGAGAAAAGAAAAACCTATTTCCATACACTCTTCAACTATACCGATGGAAAATTTCAAAATATACTTCCAACTCCGGCATTGCTGGAGGGCGAGAGCATGACCAAATTGCTTCTGCAGGCTTTATGTAAAGTACAAAATGCAACTCCAAAATCTCCTGTTCCGTTTGTGATAACTGATCTTAAAAATCTCAAGCCCGAAGAAAATGCTCTTGTATGGTTTGGTCACAGTTCTTATTTCATTCAAATTGATGGTAAAAGATTTCTGGTAGATCCTGTCTTTAGTGGTAATGCTTCACCAATGCCCGGCTTCATAAAAGCTTTTCCTGGCTCAGATCACTATAAGCCAGAAGATATGCCGGACATAGACTTTCTTTTGATTTCCCATGATCATTGGGATCATTTGGATTACAAAACTGTTCAGAATCTGCAAACCAAAGTAGGAAAAGTAATATGTGGATTGGGAACTGGACAACATTTTGAATACTGGGGTTGGAATCCGGAGAAAGTAATTGAAAAAAACTGGTGGGAAAGCATTGACTTGTCAGATGGTTTTAACATCACACTAACGCCCGCAAGGCATTTTTCAGGAAGACTCCTGAATAGAAATATCTCACTTTGGACTTCCTTTGTCCTTCAAACACCCTCCAAAAAACTGTTTCTTGGCGGCGACAGCGGTTATGGAAACCATTTTACTGAGATCGGAGAGAAATACGGCCCTTTTGATCTTGCCGTAATGGAATGCGGGCAGTACAATGAAAAATGGCCTTACATCCACAGTCTTCCCGAACAGATCATTCAGGAAGTAAAGGAACTAAGAGCTCAAAACTTTATTCCTGTTCATCATTCAAAATTTAAATTAGCCCAGCATCCGTGGTTTGAACCTCTGGAACTTGTTTCAAAATATGCAGAAGAGAACAATATACCCGTTACCCATCCGATGATTGGGGAAAAAGTAGATCTTGACCGGTTGGGCAAAGTAACATGGAAAAAATGGTGGCAAGAGCTGATGTAA
- a CDS encoding DUF4822 domain-containing protein yields the protein MNTLKKLCYLFTVMLLPTAFISCSDNDDDIVVEQVTPSQILSSTPWETTAAKDKDGQAVNLNDASVNGFVGFAYFKADGTFVIYGLNEVLRSRGTWSVDPQGKTRTITALNPDGTTIFTRAVDILVLNSNEFTYRIYTNPSDSSVYYDIVHTKTAHAESANGQLTLASSPWETTGAKNSSGNPVALTDPSVSGFVGYSYFKANGTFTIYGLNNVLRSQGTWSISPDGKKRTITALDANGNVLFTRTVDILTLNSSEFTYRIIPDAGNPSVYYDIIHTQVDHKEP from the coding sequence ATGAATACATTGAAAAAATTATGTTACCTGTTTACAGTAATGCTTTTGCCAACTGCTTTTATATCATGTTCCGATAATGATGATGACATTGTTGTGGAGCAGGTCACTCCCTCACAAATTCTCTCTTCTACTCCCTGGGAAACTACAGCCGCAAAAGATAAGGACGGCCAGGCTGTAAACCTCAACGATGCCAGCGTAAACGGGTTTGTAGGCTTTGCTTATTTTAAAGCTGACGGAACTTTTGTTATTTATGGACTGAATGAAGTTTTACGATCAAGAGGAACCTGGTCTGTAGATCCTCAGGGGAAAACCAGAACCATTACGGCATTGAATCCTGATGGAACCACTATATTTACACGGGCTGTAGATATTCTTGTTCTCAACAGTAATGAATTCACTTACAGGATTTACACCAATCCAAGTGATTCTTCCGTTTATTACGATATTGTCCATACCAAAACGGCTCATGCCGAATCTGCTAATGGCCAGCTTACTTTAGCTTCTAGCCCATGGGAAACGACAGGTGCTAAAAACAGCAGTGGAAATCCGGTAGCCTTAACGGATCCAAGTGTTTCCGGTTTTGTTGGATATTCTTATTTTAAAGCGAATGGTACTTTTACAATTTACGGACTGAACAATGTACTAAGATCTCAGGGAACATGGTCGATTTCTCCGGACGGAAAAAAGAGAACAATCACTGCTCTGGACGCGAACGGAAATGTACTTTTCACCAGAACCGTTGATATTCTTACGCTGAACAGTTCTGAATTTACCTACAGAATCATCCCCGATGCTGGAAATCCTTCAGTGTATTATGATATTATCCATACCCAAGTGGATCACAAAGAACCATAA
- a CDS encoding DUF434 domain-containing protein, with translation MNNRNRGKNTGDDVIFGSQKQVDKLKMAVQDMMYLLSRGYAEKASSELVGNRYKLKTRQIQALRGVSASEQQIQHRKDKQLEVSDLKNKILYLDGFNVLILMESLLSGAYIFEGADGCFRDLSGVHGTYKRVNQTQTAIGLVAAFFQKAEVQKLIWIFDKPVSNSGRIKKIVLDFAEENKLNWEAELEFNPDKFLAENSEIAVSSDALILDHCPKWFNLIAYLIREENLEVNLIKMA, from the coding sequence ATGAATAACAGAAACCGTGGAAAAAACACCGGTGATGATGTGATTTTCGGTTCACAGAAACAGGTTGATAAGCTTAAAATGGCGGTTCAGGACATGATGTATTTATTGAGCAGAGGTTACGCAGAGAAAGCTTCTTCTGAACTCGTGGGAAACAGATACAAGCTTAAAACACGTCAGATTCAGGCATTGCGCGGAGTTTCCGCATCTGAACAGCAGATACAGCATAGAAAAGATAAACAGCTGGAAGTTTCGGATCTGAAAAACAAAATCCTGTATCTGGATGGTTTTAATGTATTGATTTTAATGGAAAGCTTACTTTCCGGTGCTTATATTTTTGAAGGAGCGGACGGATGTTTCCGGGATCTTTCGGGTGTTCACGGAACCTATAAAAGAGTCAACCAAACCCAGACAGCGATAGGACTTGTTGCAGCATTTTTTCAAAAAGCTGAGGTACAGAAATTGATCTGGATTTTCGATAAGCCGGTCTCCAACAGCGGACGGATTAAAAAGATTGTCCTTGATTTTGCAGAGGAAAACAAACTGAACTGGGAAGCAGAGCTGGAGTTCAATCCGGATAAGTTTTTAGCAGAAAATTCTGAAATTGCAGTGTCTTCAGATGCCTTGATTCTGGATCACTGCCCAAAATGGTTCAATCTCATTGCGTATCTGATCAGAGAAGAAAACCTGGAAGTTAATCTCATCAAAATGGCTTAA
- the deoD gene encoding purine-nucleoside phosphorylase gives MSIHISAKKGEIAKVVLQPGDPLRAQYIAENYLENAKLVSKTRGIFYYTGLYKGKEITVGASGMGFPSIGIYSFELFTEYDVDTIIRIGTCGAYTTDLKLFDILNIENAASESTYAKYAWEIEDEILPHQGNIFGTINETAQELSLATKAINVHSSDIFYRKDPNVPAIATKYNCPAVEMEAFGLFANAQHLGKNAATILTVTDIIPTHEKISADEREKALKPMMELALESAIKSL, from the coding sequence ATGAGTATTCACATCAGTGCAAAAAAAGGAGAAATTGCTAAAGTAGTATTGCAGCCGGGGGATCCACTTCGTGCACAATATATTGCTGAAAACTATTTGGAAAATGCTAAACTGGTAAGCAAAACAAGAGGAATCTTTTATTATACGGGTCTTTACAAAGGAAAAGAGATCACTGTAGGAGCCAGTGGAATGGGCTTTCCGAGCATCGGGATCTATTCTTTTGAATTATTTACGGAGTATGACGTAGATACTATCATCAGAATTGGGACGTGCGGAGCTTATACCACAGACCTTAAGCTTTTTGATATTTTAAATATTGAAAACGCAGCCAGCGAAAGTACATATGCAAAATATGCATGGGAAATTGAAGATGAAATTCTTCCTCACCAGGGAAATATTTTTGGAACGATCAATGAAACTGCTCAGGAGCTTTCTTTAGCGACTAAAGCGATCAATGTACACAGTAGCGATATTTTCTACAGAAAAGATCCTAATGTTCCAGCAATTGCGACGAAATACAACTGCCCTGCTGTAGAAATGGAAGCGTTCGGGTTATTTGCTAATGCACAGCATTTAGGGAAAAATGCAGCGACGATTCTTACGGTAACTGATATTATTCCTACCCACGAAAAAATTTCTGCTGACGAAAGAGAAAAAGCCCTTAAACCTATGATGGAACTGGCTTTGGAATCAGCAATAAAAAGTCTTTAA
- a CDS encoding VOC family protein: MKIEHIAFWVKDLEKMKEFYQKYFGAVSNEKYHNPLKHFQSYFLSFDNGCRLEIMTKPDIKESGNTYDSQRYGIIHLAFSTESKEKVDRLTETLRKEGYTIAAEPRTTGDGYYESVILDPENNIIEITD, translated from the coding sequence ATGAAAATTGAACATATCGCTTTTTGGGTAAAAGATCTGGAAAAGATGAAAGAATTTTACCAGAAATATTTTGGAGCCGTTTCCAATGAGAAATACCATAATCCCTTAAAACATTTTCAGTCCTATTTTTTAAGTTTTGATAACGGATGCCGTCTGGAAATCATGACTAAACCTGATATTAAGGAAAGTGGAAATACTTATGATTCACAGCGGTACGGGATCATTCATCTTGCTTTTTCCACAGAAAGTAAAGAAAAAGTAGACAGACTCACGGAAACTCTAAGAAAAGAAGGTTACACAATTGCCGCAGAACCACGTACAACAGGCGATGGCTATTACGAAAGTGTCATTTTGGATCCCGAAAACAATATTATAGAAATTACAGATTGA
- a CDS encoding AAA family ATPase, which translates to MTQNITKLNTVLNYVKDTFVGKNNVVDLLGICLLARENAFLYGPPGTAKSAIVRTLSKTMKDGRNFEYLLTRFTEPNEIFGPFDIRKLKEGELLTNTEGMMPEASLVFLDEIFNANSAILNSLLTALNEKIFKRGKETKHLPALMFVGASNVLPEDEALNALFDRFLVRINVDYVNPELLQQVLIAGRKLENEMTTNIPEIHAEEIRELQNLCKTVDLRPIYEVYLNTIISLRNTGIAISDRRAVKLQNLIAASALICGRNEAVLSDLWVLKHIWDTEEQIEILEGIINRTIEKDDHPKSHPQAMQNKTPNPEEVMKDVKILVEKWNSGMLSFEEQNVIKDKLRYLQTRCDWIRNPEQKQYIQQEIESLWQKILQTV; encoded by the coding sequence ATGACTCAAAATATTACAAAACTTAACACCGTTCTTAATTACGTAAAAGATACATTCGTTGGAAAAAATAATGTAGTAGATCTGCTGGGAATATGCCTCCTTGCAAGAGAAAATGCATTTTTATACGGACCTCCCGGAACGGCAAAATCCGCTATCGTGAGAACCCTTTCTAAAACGATGAAAGATGGTAGAAACTTTGAATATTTATTAACCCGTTTCACAGAACCGAATGAGATATTTGGTCCTTTTGATATAAGAAAGCTAAAAGAAGGGGAACTTCTCACCAATACCGAAGGTATGATGCCCGAAGCTTCACTGGTTTTCCTGGACGAGATTTTCAATGCCAATTCTGCCATTCTGAATTCACTTCTGACAGCTCTCAACGAAAAGATTTTCAAAAGAGGAAAAGAAACAAAACATTTACCGGCCTTGATGTTTGTTGGAGCCAGTAATGTCCTTCCCGAAGATGAGGCTCTTAATGCATTATTCGATCGTTTTTTGGTTAGGATCAATGTTGATTATGTAAATCCTGAGCTGCTTCAGCAAGTGCTTATTGCCGGAAGGAAGCTGGAAAATGAAATGACAACAAATATTCCCGAAATTCATGCAGAAGAGATAAGAGAACTTCAGAATCTATGTAAAACAGTAGATTTGAGACCCATTTACGAGGTGTATTTAAATACCATTATCAGTTTAAGAAATACAGGAATTGCTATTTCAGACCGTAGAGCCGTAAAGCTTCAGAACCTGATTGCCGCAAGTGCCCTGATCTGCGGAAGAAATGAAGCCGTACTTTCCGATCTTTGGGTACTGAAACACATCTGGGATACCGAAGAGCAGATTGAGATCCTGGAAGGCATCATCAACAGAACCATTGAGAAAGATGATCACCCGAAATCACATCCACAGGCGATGCAGAACAAAACTCCGAACCCGGAGGAAGTGATGAAAGATGTAAAAATTCTTGTAGAGAAATGGAACAGCGGAATGCTGAGTTTTGAAGAACAGAATGTGATCAAAGATAAATTGAGATACCTGCAAACCCGTTGCGACTGGATCAGAAATCCCGAGCAGAAACAGTATATTCAGCAAGAAATTGAAAGCTTATGGCAGAAAATCCTTCAAACAGTGTAA
- a CDS encoding APC family permease produces the protein MELRIKPFPKNTYPKKGLLIKDPSPAVWLHEMEILGIDLNKVKSYAVPANEPNILYGCLLVFYDEAPKEIGRNAYFQCIDDKFFIPENTLFYPKINPEDWKPIDSRFVIMHPEFGLVRLSEEIDWLSVVQEPEISSESVRKPSNGVKIPQHIESFIVDMDDEKILQALQQPQSEEEWMKNLPFDLKKVMAGNKKEIEKYLKYIEKYPDRAVELGVPLDTLGTSRGEGFGNFTFGDSWLSLLFGGSENKKETAGARNFRRVFWAVVGIAILLKIFMPSDKDKAQKEDFIVSSGNIMNGTEKSSADMLAYQSGVTDIDIKIDSIYGRDRRKLITEHQKANSVRNSNNENSYNEYLKKRGRPINDIQKDISSLNGNIDRSKDSLKIIYTKKITKHLAQQEESLKRNISDSLKQYTKGQPVNGEVVKFILKKKQVLIADSLGRLYGTLNMTDLPPSPIKDSKLGTMDTNASSYEKKTSVSDILYMVIFMFGAIGIYSFIFRKKSLNLGGDNVPFWVKIFLAAILVAMLVYLFYPLIRMFGYNWFVWVLVIGVILVLYRLFSEDKTILNSEDDE, from the coding sequence ATGGAGCTTAGAATTAAACCTTTTCCGAAAAATACTTATCCCAAAAAAGGCCTTTTAATCAAAGATCCTTCACCAGCGGTATGGCTCCATGAAATGGAAATATTGGGGATAGATCTTAACAAAGTAAAATCCTATGCTGTTCCGGCAAATGAGCCCAACATACTCTACGGCTGCCTGCTTGTATTCTACGATGAAGCTCCAAAAGAAATTGGAAGAAATGCTTATTTTCAATGTATTGATGATAAGTTTTTTATTCCTGAAAACACCCTGTTTTATCCCAAGATCAATCCGGAGGATTGGAAGCCTATAGATTCCAGGTTTGTGATTATGCACCCGGAATTCGGACTGGTGAGGTTGTCGGAGGAAATAGACTGGCTTTCTGTGGTTCAGGAACCTGAAATAAGCTCAGAATCTGTCAGAAAACCCTCAAACGGAGTAAAAATTCCTCAGCATATTGAAAGCTTCATTGTTGATATGGACGATGAAAAGATTCTGCAAGCTCTCCAACAGCCACAAAGCGAAGAAGAATGGATGAAAAATCTCCCGTTTGATCTTAAAAAGGTGATGGCCGGGAATAAAAAAGAAATTGAAAAATATTTAAAATATATAGAGAAATATCCTGACAGAGCAGTAGAGCTCGGTGTACCGCTAGATACGTTGGGGACTTCACGGGGAGAAGGCTTTGGAAACTTTACTTTCGGAGACAGTTGGCTGAGTTTATTATTTGGCGGATCAGAAAATAAAAAAGAAACCGCCGGAGCCAGAAATTTCCGCAGAGTATTCTGGGCTGTTGTTGGGATTGCTATACTCTTGAAAATCTTTATGCCTTCGGACAAAGATAAGGCTCAGAAAGAAGATTTTATTGTATCCTCCGGAAATATCATGAACGGTACTGAAAAATCATCTGCAGATATGCTCGCTTACCAGTCCGGGGTTACTGATATTGATATAAAAATTGATTCTATCTACGGAAGAGACAGAAGAAAACTGATCACTGAACACCAGAAAGCAAACAGCGTTCGCAATTCTAACAATGAAAACAGCTATAATGAATATTTAAAAAAAAGAGGAAGACCAATTAATGATATTCAAAAGGATATTTCCTCCCTTAACGGTAACATTGATCGATCGAAAGATTCCCTGAAAATAATTTACACCAAAAAGATTACAAAACATCTCGCACAGCAAGAAGAAAGCCTTAAACGCAATATTTCAGACTCCCTGAAACAATATACCAAAGGACAACCGGTTAATGGTGAAGTGGTAAAGTTTATTTTAAAGAAAAAGCAGGTTCTGATCGCAGATTCTCTGGGCCGGCTTTATGGTACCCTGAATATGACAGATCTTCCACCGTCACCGATTAAAGATTCAAAATTAGGAACTATGGACACAAATGCGAGTTCATATGAGAAAAAAACTTCCGTTTCAGACATCCTTTATATGGTGATATTTATGTTCGGGGCCATTGGGATTTATTCCTTCATATTCAGAAAAAAATCATTGAATCTTGGTGGCGATAATGTACCGTTTTGGGTGAAAATTTTTCTGGCAGCAATTTTAGTGGCTATGCTCGTATATCTGTTTTATCCGTTGATCAGAATGTTCGGCTACAACTGGTTCGTTTGGGTTCTGGTGATCGGTGTAATTCTTGTTCTTTACCGTCTTTTCAGCGAAGACAAAACTATTTTAAACAGCGAAGATGATGAATAA
- a CDS encoding ribonuclease H-like YkuK family protein: METQQEVWQNMKGIFFRKPITQLVEEAIIREQANGHRLKVCVGSDSHVYGDAINYATAVVFVREGKGAFTFIRKERQIQKISIKERMLNEVNRSVEIAYAICAILDAYGVEMEVHADINTDPDFKSNTALKDAMGYILGMGYVFKAKPYAFASTNCADMMV; encoded by the coding sequence ATGGAAACGCAACAAGAAGTATGGCAGAATATGAAAGGAATTTTTTTCCGGAAACCTATCACACAGCTGGTAGAAGAAGCCATCATCCGCGAACAGGCTAACGGTCACCGCCTGAAAGTATGTGTAGGCTCAGACTCTCACGTGTATGGCGACGCTATCAATTATGCAACAGCAGTAGTATTTGTTCGGGAGGGAAAAGGAGCGTTTACCTTTATCAGAAAAGAAAGACAAATACAGAAGATCAGTATCAAAGAACGAATGCTGAATGAAGTCAACAGATCCGTAGAAATCGCGTACGCTATCTGTGCTATTCTGGATGCCTATGGTGTGGAAATGGAGGTACACGCAGACATTAATACCGACCCTGATTTCAAATCAAATACAGCATTGAAAGATGCGATGGGCTATATTCTGGGAATGGGCTATGTATTTAAAGCAAAGCCTTACGCATTCGCAAGCACCAATTGTGCTGATATGATGGTTTAA
- a CDS encoding cyclic-phosphate processing receiver domain-containing protein, translating into MEITKRLLFLDDIRYPIEAYHYTKQDIFLRKDWHIVRNYEQFVNRIMEKGLPELISFDHDLADVHYLKPNSEDYTEKTGYDCAKWLIEYCMDNYLDLPKFYCHSMNPVGKKNILSLLENFKQL; encoded by the coding sequence ATGGAAATCACCAAAAGATTATTATTTCTGGATGATATAAGATACCCGATTGAGGCGTATCATTATACCAAACAGGATATTTTCCTCAGAAAAGACTGGCATATTGTTCGCAATTACGAGCAGTTTGTCAACCGGATTATGGAAAAAGGACTTCCGGAACTCATTTCTTTTGACCATGATCTGGCAGATGTACATTATCTGAAACCTAATTCAGAGGACTACACTGAAAAAACAGGCTATGACTGTGCCAAATGGCTGATAGAATATTGTATGGATAATTATTTGGATCTCCCAAAATTCTATTGTCATTCTATGAATCCGGTGGGCAAGAAGAATATTCTAAGCCTTTTGGAAAATTTTAAACAACTGTAA
- a CDS encoding DinB family protein: MDIFRLIQDIKTHLKLSFDEVDKWFEKDEKTLNALPANGGWTVQQILEHIYLANFYLLILIEKGSKKAMRNYLELDLNSKIKNYSFDNEIFEKVGEHGVFEWIRPEHMEQKGELSLNEIRNLMSQQYDQCLSYLDLMKNGEGLLCETTMTVNGLGKINGYEYIYFLSLHAQRHLTQMKKNKSETIKN; encoded by the coding sequence ATGGATATTTTTAGATTAATTCAGGATATAAAAACGCATTTGAAACTCAGTTTTGATGAGGTGGACAAGTGGTTTGAAAAAGATGAAAAAACATTGAATGCTCTGCCCGCCAATGGGGGCTGGACGGTTCAACAGATTTTGGAACATATTTATCTTGCCAACTTTTATTTGCTCATTCTCATTGAAAAAGGATCAAAAAAAGCAATGCGGAATTATCTTGAGCTTGATCTGAATTCCAAAATAAAAAATTACAGTTTCGATAATGAAATATTTGAAAAAGTAGGGGAGCACGGTGTTTTTGAATGGATTAGACCTGAACATATGGAGCAGAAAGGAGAATTAAGTCTGAATGAAATAAGGAATTTAATGAGTCAGCAGTATGATCAGTGTTTAAGTTATTTAGACCTGATGAAAAATGGCGAAGGTCTCCTCTGTGAAACAACAATGACAGTGAATGGACTGGGAAAAATCAATGGGTATGAATACATTTATTTCCTTTCACTTCACGCTCAGCGACACCTTACTCAAATGAAAAAAAATAAATCAGAAACTATTAAAAACTAA
- a CDS encoding RNA ligase family protein yields MPISFFTDGKEIKIAKRTAFIEKDEKFYNAHLILERYRKNVIDLFQKVKTIHPELETVVIYGELFGGGYKHTEVEPVKDAIKVQKGIEYAPHNEFYGFDIKLNGTTYLDTDVVNHIFEETGFFYAKVLFQGSLEDALRFPNVFDSKIPAWLGLPEMENNMCEGTIVKTLKTRYFGNGARVILKNKNDKWVERSKMVKKDRKDVQKPADFLENAQNIWEEIQRYATVNRLHNVVSKVGEFEPKMIGKIIGLFAQDILEDFGKDFPDAFTSVEKDEQKRINKKLNTLVIDFIKEELMTLKV; encoded by the coding sequence GTGCCAATCTCTTTCTTTACCGATGGAAAGGAAATTAAAATTGCGAAGAGAACCGCATTTATTGAAAAGGATGAAAAATTTTACAACGCACACCTTATTTTAGAACGTTACAGAAAAAATGTAATTGATTTGTTCCAAAAAGTGAAAACCATTCACCCGGAATTAGAAACAGTAGTGATCTACGGTGAACTATTCGGAGGTGGCTACAAACATACAGAAGTAGAACCTGTAAAAGATGCTATCAAAGTACAAAAAGGTATTGAATACGCGCCTCATAACGAATTCTATGGATTCGATATTAAGTTGAACGGTACTACTTATTTGGACACTGATGTGGTGAATCATATTTTTGAGGAAACCGGATTTTTCTACGCAAAGGTTTTATTCCAGGGTAGTTTGGAAGATGCTTTGAGATTCCCGAATGTATTTGACTCTAAAATTCCGGCTTGGCTTGGCTTACCCGAAATGGAGAACAATATGTGCGAAGGAACGATTGTCAAAACTTTGAAAACCAGATATTTTGGAAACGGCGCCAGAGTCATTCTTAAAAACAAGAATGATAAGTGGGTCGAAAGATCTAAAATGGTTAAAAAAGACCGTAAAGACGTCCAAAAACCGGCAGATTTTTTAGAAAATGCTCAGAATATCTGGGAAGAAATTCAAAGGTATGCTACAGTCAACAGGTTGCATAATGTGGTGAGCAAGGTGGGAGAATTTGAACCCAAAATGATAGGCAAGATCATAGGTCTTTTTGCTCAGGATATTTTGGAAGACTTTGGAAAAGATTTTCCGGATGCTTTCACTTCAGTGGAAAAAGACGAACAAAAAAGAATCAACAAAAAGTTGAATACTTTAGTGATTGATTTTATAAAAGAAGAGTTGATGACTCTTAAAGTTTAG
- a CDS encoding peptidase, whose product MIQAEIKSLLREDISILIKIANTGKHYLCDCGEASLLTVKEIQSVSAVFISHTHIDHFSNFDGIFRHQIGGGERVVICGPKNIHHQIEARLKSYTWNLIDEKAIEYEIREIVSPEEINVYILRPPHWNLELIKTQNFLFEDDQVKVEFAILDHKTDSIAYLFKEKDSVTFHEEASGFGKGKWISELKMAFENNDEDKEIDIEGTAYKASDLFYLLTRNQGYRLGVIMDHAADQENYEKMKAVFSEADLVYIESFYKDSDQEFAKLNYHSFASASGQIMKECQVKKAIPIHFSRRYTETDVIEIETAFYKALHEN is encoded by the coding sequence ATGATACAGGCAGAAATAAAAAGTCTTTTGAGAGAAGACATCAGCATATTAATAAAAATTGCAAATACAGGAAAACATTATTTGTGTGACTGCGGTGAGGCAAGCTTGCTTACCGTAAAAGAAATACAGTCCGTTTCAGCGGTGTTCATCAGTCATACACACATTGACCATTTTTCAAATTTTGACGGAATTTTCAGACATCAGATTGGTGGCGGAGAAAGAGTTGTCATCTGCGGCCCGAAAAATATCCATCATCAGATTGAAGCGAGATTAAAATCTTACACATGGAACCTGATCGATGAAAAAGCCATTGAATATGAAATCCGCGAAATCGTTTCCCCTGAAGAAATTAATGTTTATATCCTCCGTCCACCGCACTGGAACCTGGAACTGATCAAGACGCAGAATTTTCTTTTTGAAGATGATCAGGTAAAAGTAGAGTTTGCCATTCTTGATCATAAAACAGATTCCATTGCGTATCTGTTTAAAGAAAAGGATTCAGTCACCTTTCATGAAGAGGCTTCCGGCTTCGGAAAAGGAAAATGGATCAGCGAACTGAAAATGGCTTTTGAAAATAATGATGAGGATAAGGAAATTGATATTGAGGGAACCGCTTACAAAGCATCTGATCTGTTTTATTTACTGACCAGAAATCAAGGTTACAGGCTTGGGGTAATCATGGATCATGCGGCAGATCAGGAAAATTATGAAAAGATGAAAGCGGTGTTCAGTGAGGCAGATCTCGTATATATCGAAAGTTTTTATAAAGATTCTGATCAGGAGTTTGCGAAGCTTAATTATCACAGCTTTGCTTCTGCATCAGGACAGATCATGAAAGAATGTCAGGTGAAGAAAGCTATTCCCATTCATTTTTCAAGACGATATACGGAAACTGATGTTATTGAAATTGAAACTGCTTTTTATAAAGCACTTCACGAAAATTAA
- a CDS encoding 3'-5' exonuclease, which yields MKTTENILIIDLEATCWNDRPPRGQESEIIEIGVCIMNAATGKISKNEGILVKPQYSKVSPFCSELTSITQNMLDDEGIMLEDALDILRAEYDSEDLTWASYGNYDLNMLQNQARRFNVDYPLSDDHINVKTLFGQLHPTVRKSVGMSRALGELNLKLEGTHHRGVDDAKNIAKILHWCLQKA from the coding sequence ATGAAAACAACAGAAAATATATTAATTATAGACCTCGAAGCCACCTGCTGGAACGACAGACCGCCCAGAGGCCAGGAAAGCGAGATCATCGAAATTGGTGTGTGCATCATGAATGCAGCAACCGGCAAGATCTCCAAAAATGAAGGCATTTTAGTGAAACCACAGTATTCAAAGGTGAGTCCTTTCTGTTCGGAACTGACTTCCATTACACAAAATATGTTGGATGATGAAGGCATCATGCTGGAAGATGCTCTAGATATCCTTAGGGCAGAATACGATTCTGAGGACCTGACATGGGCAAGCTATGGCAACTATGATCTGAATATGTTGCAAAACCAAGCCAGAAGATTCAATGTGGATTATCCTTTGAGTGATGACCATATCAATGTGAAAACATTGTTCGGGCAGCTGCATCCTACGGTAAGAAAAAGTGTAGGCATGAGCAGAGCTTTAGGTGAGTTAAATCTTAAGCTGGAAGGTACACATCATAGAGGAGTGGATGATGCGAAGAATATTGCGAAGATCTTGCATTGGTGCCTTCAAAAAGCATAA